AGAATCTGATCGATGGGATCCGTCGACTGCTCACCAACTCGCACGGCAGGCCTCCCGCAGCTCGGCAGCGGTGCGGCTGACCCGCCACACCACATCCTCGCCCACTGGTACGGCCGCCGGCCGGCAGGAGTTCAATCCCGACGTGCTTCGCCACCGGAGCCGGTAGCGTTTCCGGCGGGACAGCGAGGCCGGGAGCAGGCGATGACCGATCCCCGGATCACCACCCGGGAGATCCCCGGGCAGCTCGTCGCCGCGACCCGGTTCTCCGGCCGGTGGACCACGCGGGCGTTCGAGGTGCGGTCGACCGCGCTGGGCCGGGCGGTCGCCGCCGCCGGGTTCCAGCCCGCCGGCGCGGTCCGGTACGCCCGCTTCGACCCGCCGTGGAAGCCGTGGTTCCTGCGCCGTAACGAGGTCGCGCTCCCCGTCGCCGAATAGGTCGGCGGCCGGCGCGGTCGCCGGGCCACCCTTAGACTCCCGGTGTCCCGCCCCCGGCCCAGATGGGAAGTCCCGTGCATCGCTGGCCCGCCGCCCTTGCCCTGGTCCTGCTGCTCTCCGGCTGCGGCGGCGGAATCGAACGGACGGCGCAGCTGCCGGCCTGGCAGACTCCCTCGCCGACGGCCCCGGCCCCGCTGGCCGCGAAGGAGGCCAAGGGCCGCTACCTGGCGATCGTGGCGCCGTACAACACGGCGCTGGAGGAGCTGCAGGAGGCGATGAAGGCCGGCAAGCCGTGGCGGACGGTCCGCACCCTGGCCCGTGCGGTCGCCACCACCAACGCCGCGCACGCGGAGCAGCTGCGGACGACCGCCTGGCCGGCGAAGGCGCAGGCCCCGGTCGCGGCGCTGCTCAAGGAGAACGACCTGGCGCTGCCGCACTGGAAGCTGGCCGGCGAGGCGACGGGCGCCGCCGCGCTGATGCGGGAGATCCGCGCGGCCGCCGCGCACGACGGCGGCGCGCAGGCGAACAAGGTACGCGCCAGCCTCGGCCTGCCCGTCTACAAGAAGCCCTGAGCCGCCCGGCCGTCCCGAGGCGCGGCGGAATCCGGGTTCCGAAGCGTACGCACCACCCCGGTCACGGCGGTGGGCCCGTGCCGCCGTGCGGCACGGGCCCACCCGGTGGTGGTACGGCCTACTTCTTGTTGCCGGTGTTGTTCACCCGGAAGGTGTAGTCCGCGTCGAGGAAGGTGAGGTCGCCGGTCGGCAGGTTGGAGACCAGGACAGCGAAGTCGTCCTGGTTGCCGCTGGCGCACTTCGTGTTGAGGTTGCTGGCGGTGAACTGGTCACCGGTGAACCGGTAGACCCAGTTGCCCGCGCCGTCGGTGGTCTCCCCCGCCGAGGTGGCGCCCGGGGTGAGGTCGCAGTGGCTGACCACCTGGACGGTCCAGTTGTTGTCCTGCACGCCGGTGGTGGTGAACCAGTTGCCCGGCGCCGAGGTGAGGGTCGCGGCGGCGCCGTTGACCCGGACGTCGTCGACGAACCAGCCGGTGTCCAGGTAGGCGGCGTCGGTGGAGTAACGGAACCGCACGTCGGTGGCGCCGGCCGGCAGGTTGGCGGTGAGGTGCACGTAGACCGGGTCGTCGACGAAGTACTCGCCGCCGGAGGTGCCGGTGAGACCGTTGCCCTCGGTGTTGTTGCCGTGCGGGTCGTCGTTGGTGGTGACGACCTGGTTGGCGTCGTTGCGCAACGGGACGGTGACCCAGTCGCCGTTCACCAGGGCCTCGACGAAGCCGTAGTCCCAGCCCTCCTCGATGAAGTTCCAGCTCCAGAAGTCCAGCGAGCCGACCGTGCCGCTGGTGTTCACCTCGAGGATGTTGTCGTTCTGGCTCTCGTAGCCGGCGTACCAGTGGGTGGTGCCGGTGTGCGGGGCGATGACCGTCTCGTCGTCGCCGTCGAAGGCCAGCGCGACGGTCGGGCCGGGGTTGCGGAACCGCTCGACGGACATGCCGAACGGCACGGCGGTGGTGTCCGGTCGGTTCTTCAGCCGGGCCCACTTGGCCTCCGGGGTGGCGCCGTTGTAGCTGCCCCGGCCGGCCCAGAAGACGTCGTCGGCGATGTCGATGGTCCACGAGGTGTCGGCCGGATCACCGAAGTTGAACGCCTTGATGTCGTAGATCGGCGAGTCCTCGTCGTCCAGGTAGACCGCCACCGACCAGTCGCGGAACAGGTCCGCCGCGCTGCGCAGGTGCGCGCCGGTCGCCGCGTTGAAGTCGTCGATGGCGTTCTGCACGCCGGTCATGCCGTCGGCCTGCTCCTCGAAGATGGTCTTGATGAGCAGGTCACCGGCCTTGCCGTCGTACTGCTTGTCGGGGGTGTAGGTGCCGTCGCCGTTGCCGCCGGCCTGCTCCCACAGGTACTGGAAGTAGGTGAACGAGGCGCCGTAGTTGGCCAGCGTCCCACCCCACCGGGTCAGCGAGGTCTCCTCGTAGAAGACCTGCTGGTTGCTCAGGTGCGAGCCGCCGGCGTCCAGGCCGTTGAGGAAGATGGCGAAGTCGGCCAGGCCCTCATCGACCCAGGAGAGTTCGCCGGGGTCGCTGTAGTTGTGCAGCAGGTGCTGGAGCTCGTGGGCGACGGTGCCCTCGTACAGCTCGGGGCGGTCGTTGGCCGGGTTGGTGTCACGCCACGGCGAGGTGTTCGGCCCGACCCGGTTGGCCCAGTCGAGGGCGTCGACCACGATCACGTTCATCCCGACGCTGTCGATGAAGTCGGGAGCGAAGTACCCGGCCGTGTACGACGTCTGCGAGCAGTCGTAGTACGCGTCGTCCTGGATGTTGTAGAGCACCATCACCAGCGAGTCGCTGGCCGGCTCGGCGGGGTCCGCGGCCTGCATCGGGCCGAAGTGCTCCTCGTCCACCGCGACGATCTGGTGGGCGAGCTTGTCGCCGACGTAGTCGATCTCCGCCCTGGTGAGGGTGAACTGCGCCGCCGTGGCGGTGGCGCACGGGGTGAACCCGTCGCCCGGGTTGTGGTCGAACTGCGGGTCGAGGCTGGCCACGCCGGCCGGTGCGGTGCCGTCGAGCGGGGTCCCCTTGGGAACGTAGATGTAGACCGGGGTGCCGTCGGGCGTGGTGTTGGCGTACACCCGGGTGAAGTCCTGGTTGTAGGTCCCGCCCGCCGCGCTGTCGTTGATCGGTAGCGTGATGGTCGGTTCGCCGGGAAGGTTCTCGTGATCGTTGGCCTGGGCCGGGGCCGAGACCGTGAAGGCGAGCGCTGTCACGCCCGCCACTGCGGCCGCGATCCGGCTCGGTCGTCTCATTCGCACGCGGATGCCTCCTGCCGATGAGGCGGTGATCAGCTCCGGCCACCGCCGTCAGGTAACACGTCCGTCCCCTGCGGATACTGCGCGAAGCAGCAGCTGAGCAGGGGATTGTTGACTTCAGGCAACCATTTGGGACGGTCGGTTGCGAAGCGGCGGCAGGTCACAACTGCGGCACGAACGGCCGTCGCCCGCCGCCGTAAGGACGATTGCCGCGCGGCGTCCGGCGGTCCCGGGCGGTCCACTCGTCCCGGCTACCGCTACCGTTCCCGGTCGGGGAGGTGCCGGTGTACGTCGTATCGGTGATCAATTACAAGGGCGGGGTGGGCAAGACCACCATGACCGCCAACCTCGGGGCCGAGCTGGCCAACCGGGGGATGAAGGTGCTGCTGATCGACCTCGATCCGCAGGCCAGCCTGACGTTCAGCTTCTACGAGCCGGACGACTGGCGGGACCGGCTGCGCGACAGCCGCACCGTCAAGCGCTGGTACGACGGGCTGCGCGGGGACACCCCGGGGGTCACCCTCGGCGAGCTGGTGGTCTCCCCCGGCCCGGCGAACGCGCACCTCAAGGGCGCCGGCCGGCTGGACCTGATCGCGTCCCACCTGCAGCTCGTCGACATCGACCTGGCGCTGGCCCGGAGCGTGGCCGACGGCGACGAGTACGACGCCGAGCTGTTCCGGGTGCGGGGCTCGCTGGCCGAGGGGCTGCACGACGAGGCGCTGGACCCGTACGACCTGGTGCTGATCGACTGCCCGCCGAACTTCAACGTGGTGACCCAGTCGGCGATCATCGCCAGCGACCACCTGCTCATCCCGGCGAAGGCCGACTACCTCTCCACCCTCGGCATCGACTATCTGCACGGCAACGTCCGGGAGCTGGTCGACCGGTACAACGCCGACTCCCGCCGGTTCGCGAAGATCCGCCGGCACCACAAGGTCGCGCCGGGCATCGCCGGCGTCGTGTTCACGATGATCCAGCTGATGGCGCAGCGGCCGATCGCCGCCCACCAGGGCTACATGGACCAGGTGCGGGCGCTCGGCGTACCGGTCTTCCCGACCGCGCTGCGGGAGAACGTCACGCTCTTCGCCACGAACACGCCGCGCGGGGTGCCGGTGGTGCTGCGGGACCGGATCACCGCCCCGCCGGTCCGCGAGGAGCTGCGGCAGATCACCACCGAGTTCCTCGCCCACCTCCAGCCCGCCGGAGCCACGGCATGACCGACCCGACGCGCACCGCCCTGGCCCGGGTCGCCGAGTTCCTGACCGGTCTGTCGGCGGCGGACCTCACCGCGCTCGCCGAGGGGCGGGCCCGGCTGGCGTTGGTCCCGGCCGGGGGCGTCACGCCAACTGGTCCCGTCGCCTCCCCGGCCCTGGCGACCGCCGCCGGGACGACCACCGTCGCGGCGCCGACCGGCGCCGCCGCCCCGCGGGCCACGCGGCCGGTGGCGGCGTCCGCCGTGGACACCGAGCACGCCTACGCGGCGCTCGCCGCCATGTCGCGGCGCGACGACGGTACGGCGTACCTGTCGTCGTGGACGACCCGGGACCTGCGGGCGCTGGCCGCGCGGACGGGGCTGCGCGGGGTCACCGGACTGCGGAAAATGGAGCTGGTCGATCGGATCGTCGACCGCACCATCGGCTTCCGGCTCGACTCCACCGCCATCCGCCAGCGCTGAGGCACGACGCCCCGGCGCAGCGACCCCCAGGAGGGCCCGCTACCTGGCGCTCCGTCACCAGGTACCACCGGACGAGCCGACCGCGCCCGCCCCGGCGGCCGGCGCGGGCGCCGGTATATCGCGCAACGGGTTCCAGCCCGGCCGGCGGCGACACGCCGCCCCGACCGCCGCCGAGGCGCGCTCCCCCACGGGCTCAGCGGTGGGTCAGGTAGTCACGGGCGATCTGCCGCAGCCGGGCGTGCGTCCCCTCGTACGTGCTCGCCCCGCCGAGGTAGCGCTTGGCCACCTTGGCGACCATCGTGTAGTTCGGGTCGCAGACGTTGCCCACCGGCGCCTCGCCGGCCTGGCTGATCAGCTGGTACGCGTCGAGCTGGTCCAGGCCGACCAGCTCGGCCGTCCAGGTGACCAGGTCGTGCTGGCTGATCCGGTACGCGTCCTCCAGCGGCCGGGCCGAGCCGGTGCACATCAACGCGTCGTCGGACTCCAGGCGCGGCCACGGGGTGCCGGCGCCCTTGATGACGTCGACCACGATCGTGGTGTTCATGGCCGCCTCCACGGCGGTGCCGCAGACCTCGCCGTGGCCCTGCCGGCAGTGGCCGTCCCCGAGGGCGAACAGGGCTCCCGGCACGTTGACGCCGAAGTAGGCGGTGACCCCGGTCCGCAGCTCGGGGGTGTCCATGTTCCCGCCGTGGGCGTCCGGGGTGATCGTCATGCGCGCCTCGAAGGCGCCGGGCGCCACGCCGACGGTGCCGTGCATCGGGTCCAGCGGCAGTTCGACCGTGAAGTCGCCGCGCCGGGCGCGGTAGGTGACCGTGCCGGCGGCCACGTCGACGTCGTAGCGCCAGACGACCTCGTCGAGCGGGGGATGCAGGGTGGCGGTGGCGTGGGTGCCGGTGAGCGCCCCGAAATGCGGGAAGGTGGTGGAGACCGCCCAGTCCCGGGCCGGTTCGATGGCGACGAAGTGGACGGCGAGGGTGTCCCCCGGTTCGGCGCCCTCGATGTGGATCGGGCCGGTCACCGGGTTGAGGTACGGGAACTCGCACACCCGCGACGGCAGGTCGTCCACCCCGCGTACCCGCCCGCCGAAGCAGTCCTCGGTGTAGAGCTCCAGGATCGTGCCCGGCCGTACCCGGCGCACCGGTTCCCGCCCGCCGAAGGTGTACGACAGTTCGTCCGGCTCGGGCCGGTACTTCACCACTTCGGTCATGCGCCCTCCTTCACGGGCTCGTCGGTGGGCTCGGGCGCGGCGTCGGCCAGGGCGGGGAGTTCGGGGCGCCGGCCGGTGGCGTAGAAGGTCAGCAGGACCAGCACCCCGATGCCCAGCCAGACGAAGCCGAGCACCTGGGCGGCGACCTTGGCATTGATCACGACGAAGAGCAGGATGACGAAGCCGACCACCGGCACGACCAGGTGGCGCAGCCAGTCCCGGCTGCCGTTACGGATCACGTAGTGCACCACCACGGAGACGTGCAGCGCCAGGAAGGCCGTCATCGCGCCGAAGTTGACCAGCGTGGAGAGCAGGGAGATGCCATCGTCCCGGCTCGCCATCCAGAGCCCGAGGGCCAGGGAGATGCCGGCGACCAGCAGGGTGGCGTTGGCCGGCACCCGGTGCCGGGCGTTGACCCGCGCCAGCACCCGGGGCATCTGCCCGTCCCGGGCCATCGCGTACAGCAGGCGAGAGGTGGCGGCCTGCGCCACCAGCGAGTTGGCGAAGCCCCAGGCGATCGCGGTGGCCAGGGCGGTGAGCCCGGCCAGCCAGCCGCCGCCGGCCACCCGGGCGGCATCGTAGAACGCCGTGCCCTCCGGGTCGCCGTTGGCCAGCAGGTCCGCCGAGTCGGTTACGAGCAGCGCGGCGACCCAGGTCTGCACGATGAACAGGGTGCCGGCGAGCAGCAACGCCGCCACCATGGCCCGGCCGATCTGGCGGGCCTCCTCCCGGCTCTCCTCGGCGAGCATGGAGATGCCGTCGAAGCCGAGGAAGGAGAGCACGGCGATCGACACCGCGCCGAACACCAGCGGCCAGGAGAACGTTCCGGAGTCGAAGAGCGGGCGCAGGCTGAACCCGTCGCCCTTGCCCTGGGCGACTGCCACCACGCCGACCACCAGGAAGATCGCCAGGATGACCAGTTCGGCCGCCAGCATGACCCGGTTGACCCGGGCGGTCATCCGGATGCCCAGGAAGTTGACCACGGTGTTGAGCACCACGAAGGCGGCCAGCCACACCCACACCGGCACGGCCGGCACGAGCGAGTGCATGGCCACACTGGCCACCAGGTAGAGAAGCCCGGGCACCAGGATGTAGTCGAGCAGGATCACCCAGCCGGCGAGGAAGCCGACCGGTGGGGCGATGCCGCGGCCGGCGTAGCTGTAGACCGAGCCGGCCATCGGGAAGGCCTTGACCATCTGCGCGTACGACAGGGCGGTGAACATCATCGCGACCATGCCGATGAGGTAGGCCAGCGCCACCATGCCGCCGGAGCCGGCGTAGACGCTGCCGAAGATGCCGAACGGGGCGATCGGCACCATGAAGATCAGACCGTAGACCAGCAGGTCCGTGAAGCTCAGCGAGCGGCTCAGCTCCTGCCGGTAGCCGAAGCGCTCGATGGGGGTGGCAGCCTCGCCAGGGGGTCGGGTCACCGACGTCTCCTATCCGCTCATGACGGGAAGGGGCAGGGTGGAGTCACGTGATGGAGCGGCGGGTGTGGACCGGAGAAAGTGAGACGGGTTTCACTATTGATTAACTTCTACGCTCCGCCGGTCGCCGGGTCAACCGTCGGCGGGGCCACGCCGGCTCCGCGCGGACTGCCTAGGCTGAACCGGGACGCACATCGAGACGAGGAGGCGGGATGGCAGACCGAAAGGCTGGCGCGAGCCGGTACGTGGCCGTGCTGCGCGGGGTCAACGTCGGCACCACCCGGATCGCGATGGCCGACCTGCGCCGGCTCGTCGCCGACCTCGGGCACGAGGACGTGAAGACCTACCTGCAGAGCGGCAACGCGGTCTTCAGCAGCACCGCGACGGACACCGCCAAGCTGGCCCGCGGCATCGAGCGGGCGATCAGCGACGAGCTGGGGCTCACCGTGCCGGTACTGGTCCGCAGCGGCGCCGAACTGGCGGCGATCGCCGAGGGCAGCCCGTATTCCGACCGGCAGCACGACCCGACCCGGCTGCTGGTGGCCTTCCTGTCGGCGCCGCCCGCGAAGACCCGCGTGGCTGCCCTGACCGTGCCGGCCGGGGAGAACGTCGAGTACACGGTGGTCGGACGGGAGATCCACCTGCACTTCCCCGACGGCGGGTACGGCCGGACGAAGTTCACCAACGCGTACCTGGAGAAGCAGCTCGGCGTGGTGGCGACCACCCGCAACTGGAAGTCGGTCTGCGCGCTGCGCGACCTGGCGGCGGGCTGAGCGGCGAGTCCACCGTCCGACTGAACTTCATCTTTAAGATCTTGTCCGGTGGTCCGCGGCCCCGTTACGCTGCCGGCCGCTACCTCACCTGTGAAAGGACCACTGTGACCGCTCCTGTCGCCG
The window above is part of the Micromonospora inositola genome. Proteins encoded here:
- a CDS encoding ParA family protein, which encodes MYVVSVINYKGGVGKTTMTANLGAELANRGMKVLLIDLDPQASLTFSFYEPDDWRDRLRDSRTVKRWYDGLRGDTPGVTLGELVVSPGPANAHLKGAGRLDLIASHLQLVDIDLALARSVADGDEYDAELFRVRGSLAEGLHDEALDPYDLVLIDCPPNFNVVTQSAIIASDHLLIPAKADYLSTLGIDYLHGNVRELVDRYNADSRRFAKIRRHHKVAPGIAGVVFTMIQLMAQRPIAAHQGYMDQVRALGVPVFPTALRENVTLFATNTPRGVPVVLRDRITAPPVREELRQITTEFLAHLQPAGATA
- a CDS encoding DUF1697 domain-containing protein, producing the protein MADRKAGASRYVAVLRGVNVGTTRIAMADLRRLVADLGHEDVKTYLQSGNAVFSSTATDTAKLARGIERAISDELGLTVPVLVRSGAELAAIAEGSPYSDRQHDPTRLLVAFLSAPPAKTRVAALTVPAGENVEYTVVGREIHLHFPDGGYGRTKFTNAYLEKQLGVVATTRNWKSVCALRDLAAG
- a CDS encoding acetamidase/formamidase family protein — protein: MTEVVKYRPEPDELSYTFGGREPVRRVRPGTILELYTEDCFGGRVRGVDDLPSRVCEFPYLNPVTGPIHIEGAEPGDTLAVHFVAIEPARDWAVSTTFPHFGALTGTHATATLHPPLDEVVWRYDVDVAAGTVTYRARRGDFTVELPLDPMHGTVGVAPGAFEARMTITPDAHGGNMDTPELRTGVTAYFGVNVPGALFALGDGHCRQGHGEVCGTAVEAAMNTTIVVDVIKGAGTPWPRLESDDALMCTGSARPLEDAYRISQHDLVTWTAELVGLDQLDAYQLISQAGEAPVGNVCDPNYTMVAKVAKRYLGGASTYEGTHARLRQIARDYLTHR
- a CDS encoding heme-binding protein, yielding MTDPRITTREIPGQLVAATRFSGRWTTRAFEVRSTALGRAVAAAGFQPAGAVRYARFDPPWKPWFLRRNEVALPVAE
- a CDS encoding APC family permease, whose translation is MTRPPGEAATPIERFGYRQELSRSLSFTDLLVYGLIFMVPIAPFGIFGSVYAGSGGMVALAYLIGMVAMMFTALSYAQMVKAFPMAGSVYSYAGRGIAPPVGFLAGWVILLDYILVPGLLYLVASVAMHSLVPAVPVWVWLAAFVVLNTVVNFLGIRMTARVNRVMLAAELVILAIFLVVGVVAVAQGKGDGFSLRPLFDSGTFSWPLVFGAVSIAVLSFLGFDGISMLAEESREEARQIGRAMVAALLLAGTLFIVQTWVAALLVTDSADLLANGDPEGTAFYDAARVAGGGWLAGLTALATAIAWGFANSLVAQAATSRLLYAMARDGQMPRVLARVNARHRVPANATLLVAGISLALGLWMASRDDGISLLSTLVNFGAMTAFLALHVSVVVHYVIRNGSRDWLRHLVVPVVGFVILLFVVINAKVAAQVLGFVWLGIGVLVLLTFYATGRRPELPALADAAPEPTDEPVKEGA
- a CDS encoding M6 family metallopeptidase → MTALAFTVSAPAQANDHENLPGEPTITLPINDSAAGGTYNQDFTRVYANTTPDGTPVYIYVPKGTPLDGTAPAGVASLDPQFDHNPGDGFTPCATATAAQFTLTRAEIDYVGDKLAHQIVAVDEEHFGPMQAADPAEPASDSLVMVLYNIQDDAYYDCSQTSYTAGYFAPDFIDSVGMNVIVVDALDWANRVGPNTSPWRDTNPANDRPELYEGTVAHELQHLLHNYSDPGELSWVDEGLADFAIFLNGLDAGGSHLSNQQVFYEETSLTRWGGTLANYGASFTYFQYLWEQAGGNGDGTYTPDKQYDGKAGDLLIKTIFEEQADGMTGVQNAIDDFNAATGAHLRSAADLFRDWSVAVYLDDEDSPIYDIKAFNFGDPADTSWTIDIADDVFWAGRGSYNGATPEAKWARLKNRPDTTAVPFGMSVERFRNPGPTVALAFDGDDETVIAPHTGTTHWYAGYESQNDNILEVNTSGTVGSLDFWSWNFIEEGWDYGFVEALVNGDWVTVPLRNDANQVVTTNDDPHGNNTEGNGLTGTSGGEYFVDDPVYVHLTANLPAGATDVRFRYSTDAAYLDTGWFVDDVRVNGAAATLTSAPGNWFTTTGVQDNNWTVQVVSHCDLTPGATSAGETTDGAGNWVYRFTGDQFTASNLNTKCASGNQDDFAVLVSNLPTGDLTFLDADYTFRVNNTGNKK